Proteins co-encoded in one Thamnophis elegans isolate rThaEle1 chromosome 1, rThaEle1.pri, whole genome shotgun sequence genomic window:
- the DBI gene encoding acyl-CoA-binding protein, producing the protein MTQAEFDKAAEEVKNLKTQPSDQELLDLYAHFKQVTVGDVNTERPGMFDLKGKAKWDAWNKLKGMSKEDAIKIYIAKVNELKEKYGMQ; encoded by the exons ATGACGCAG GCAGAGTTTGATAAAGCAGCTGAAGAAGTTAAGAACCTGAAGACACAACCATCAGATCAAGAATTGCTGGATCTCTACGCCCACTTTAAGCAAGTTACAGTTGGAGATGTAAATACAG AACGCCCTGGAATGTTTGATTTAAAAGGCAAAGCAAAGTGGGACGCCTGGAATAAATTAAAAG gtaTGTCCAAAGAAGATGCCATCAAAATATATATAGCCAAAGTTAATGAGCTGAAGGAGAAATATGGAATGCAATGA